The Acidobacteriota bacterium genome includes the window CCCGGAAGTTGTAACGGTGTATCGAACAAGCAAGGTTGCGAAGTATTGGAGGACAGCAGCATGAAAGTGATTTATGACCGCGAGACCGATACGCTCACGATTATCTTGGCAGAGACCCCTGTGGCTGAAAGCGACGAAGATAAGCCGGGTGTGATTCTGGACTACGATGCTGCCGGCAATCTCGTATCTTTGGAAATACTTGACGCTTCACGCCGCGTAACTTTACCGAGCCGGATTGAGTATCAAGTCGCCCCAATGCCAGCGTTACGTGCAAGCTACAGACTATTCATCGGTGGCAAGGAGATTGAGCCATGAAAATTGCATCCGTCGCTGACGTCAAGGCGCGCTTGAGCGCCTATTTGGAAGAATGCGAGACCACAGGGCCGGTGGTTATCACGCGAAATGGCAAGGCCGTCGCGGTGCTGCTGGCTCCAGCGGACGACGATGACTTGGAACGACTCATCCTTGCGCGTTCCTCACGTTTTCAAGCCATCTTGAACAAATCGCGGCAGAGTCTCAGGGCTGGCCGAGGTCTCTCGCGGAGTGAATTCTGGAAAGCCGTGCGGCAACGCTTCCAGACCACCACCCGCTCTCCATAGAGCGGCGGCCCAACACCGCGTTTAGTCGACCCGCGCTACGCGCTCGTAAAACTGGCCCGTATTGCCCGCATAGGTTTGGGTAAGCAACCGGGTCTTCCCAGACACTCGCGAGCGGCTGATGCCCACCGTTGGCGGCTCACCGACTCATGTCATGAACCACCAACACACGCATACTCTTAAAGGCAGGTTGCTGCTCGAAGCCATTGCATCCAACTCGGATTTATCCACACTCCACAACGCAAATCTGGATGGCTGCGGCTTGACAGCGTTTCCAATCGCTGCTCTGAAACTAGCCAGCCTTTCAGTT containing:
- a CDS encoding DUF2283 domain-containing protein, whose protein sequence is MKVIYDRETDTLTIILAETPVAESDEDKPGVILDYDAAGNLVSLEILDASRRVTLPSRIEYQVAPMPALRASYRLFIGGKEIEP
- a CDS encoding type II toxin-antitoxin system Phd/YefM family antitoxin translates to MKIASVADVKARLSAYLEECETTGPVVITRNGKAVAVLLAPADDDDLERLILARSSRFQAILNKSRQSLRAGRGLSRSEFWKAVRQRFQTTTRSP